In Panacibacter ginsenosidivorans, the following proteins share a genomic window:
- a CDS encoding ArsR/SmtB family transcription factor: MEKRIFKDKVYSILAKMIRAMANPRRLEIIDLLGQGEKSVEEIASETNMTVANASQHLQVLKAENLVEIRREKNFIHYRLAHEEIYKSWQNLRALGFERVAEIQKLVDDFREKKNGLEAINLDELLKRLKSKNIMLLDVRPEQEYNNGHIPKAINIPPDELLSRLKKLPKNKEYIAYCRGPFCVFADEAVSALSKRGFKARRLVEGFPDWKSRGLNVEVVHD, translated from the coding sequence ATGGAAAAAAGAATTTTTAAGGATAAGGTATATTCAATACTGGCAAAAATGATCAGGGCAATGGCTAATCCACGCCGGCTGGAAATCATTGACCTGCTGGGGCAGGGCGAAAAATCGGTGGAGGAGATTGCTTCTGAGACGAATATGACGGTCGCCAATGCCTCACAGCATTTGCAGGTATTAAAAGCGGAGAATCTTGTTGAGATCAGGCGGGAAAAGAACTTTATTCATTACAGGCTTGCCCATGAAGAGATCTACAAGTCATGGCAAAACTTAAGAGCACTTGGTTTTGAAAGGGTGGCGGAGATTCAAAAACTTGTAGATGATTTCAGGGAGAAGAAAAACGGTCTTGAGGCGATTAACCTGGATGAATTATTAAAGCGGCTGAAATCAAAAAATATCATGTTGCTCGATGTACGCCCCGAGCAAGAATATAATAACGGGCATATCCCCAAAGCAATTAATATCCCACCAGATGAACTTTTATCCAGACTCAAAAAACTTCCAAAAAACAAAGAGTACATAGCTTATTGCAGAGGTCCATTTTGTGTTTTTGCAGATGAAGCGGTAAGTGCGCTTTCAAAAAGAGGCTTTAAAGCAAGAAGGCTTGTTGAAGGATTTCCTGATTGGAAATCGAGGGGATTAAATGTTGAAGTTGTTCATGACTAA
- a CDS encoding class I SAM-dependent methyltransferase: protein MNPNKALWEKGDFTRIAQTMRKSGAALVAKLGITEGLNVLDLGCGDGTTAIPAAKLTANVLGIDIAGNLVEAGNIRAKEEGLTNCSFREGDASDLHELKDETFDLVISIFGAMFAPKPFEVAKEMVRVTRRGGRIGMGNWIPGDPTLVAQILKISSAYTPPPPEGFISPMTWGVESNVIERFGNAGIPKEDISFAREIYTFNADCSPSDFVALFKNYYGPTMNAFEAAEKNGKAADLQEELEVLFNSQNKSSAENTASIDAVFLWVTVNKLPGR, encoded by the coding sequence ATGAATCCTAACAAAGCATTATGGGAAAAAGGTGATTTTACCCGCATCGCACAAACCATGCGTAAAAGTGGTGCAGCACTGGTTGCAAAACTGGGGATCACCGAAGGTCTTAACGTTCTTGACCTTGGTTGTGGCGATGGCACGACTGCTATACCTGCCGCAAAACTGACAGCGAATGTTTTGGGAATTGATATTGCAGGTAACCTTGTTGAAGCGGGCAACATTCGTGCAAAAGAGGAAGGGCTTACCAACTGCAGTTTCCGCGAAGGTGATGCAAGCGATTTGCATGAACTGAAAGATGAGACATTCGACCTTGTCATCAGCATCTTTGGTGCTATGTTTGCGCCAAAGCCCTTTGAGGTAGCCAAAGAAATGGTACGTGTTACCCGACGCGGCGGACGAATAGGGATGGGTAACTGGATACCCGGCGACCCGACCCTGGTAGCACAGATATTAAAAATAAGTTCTGCCTATACGCCACCACCTCCCGAAGGCTTCATAAGCCCAATGACCTGGGGTGTGGAAAGCAACGTAATTGAACGTTTTGGTAACGCCGGTATTCCAAAAGAAGATATATCGTTTGCCCGGGAGATTTACACATTTAATGCTGACTGCTCACCTTCAGATTTTGTGGCTTTATTTAAAAATTATTATGGACCAACAATGAATGCTTTTGAAGCAGCAGAAAAGAACGGGAAAGCTGCGGATCTGCAGGAGGAATTAGAAGTATTGTTTAACAGTCAAAACAAAAGTTCAGCAGAGAACACCGCGTCCATTGATGCTGTGTTTTTGTGGGTTACAGTTAATAAATTACCAGGTAGATAA
- a CDS encoding MFS transporter — translation MKEVKLGLRENWQQFTLLVIINAFVGGMVGLERSILPRIAEAEFHIAAKTAILSFIIVFGIVKASTNYFTGALANKIGRKNLLTIGWLIGIPVPFVLMYADSWNWIVAANVLLGINQGLTWSSTVVMKIDLVGEKQRGFAMGLNEFAGYAALALVAFLTGWIASNYGLRPYPFYVGVVLSILGLLGSWLLVKDTKHHVSVETTTSKVPKLKNIFWETTLRNKTLSAVTQAGLINNLNDAMAWGIFPILLASKGFSIAEIGIVTAVYPAVWSIGMLFTGKMADHFCKKDLLFLGMLLQGIPLIILPFAQTMTHFIILSSFLGIGTALVYPTFLATIAENTHPTDRANSLGVFRLWRDLGYAIGAILTGIIADTLGINASMLIIGLLTIFSAGIIFYRMRCDGNDSIKIFDRVTNKRKEYGTAGIGKLH, via the coding sequence ATGAAAGAAGTAAAATTAGGCTTAAGAGAAAACTGGCAGCAATTCACGCTGCTTGTTATCATCAATGCTTTTGTCGGTGGAATGGTGGGGCTTGAAAGAAGTATTCTGCCGCGAATTGCAGAAGCTGAATTTCATATTGCTGCTAAAACAGCAATACTTTCTTTCATTATAGTTTTTGGAATTGTAAAAGCCTCAACAAATTATTTCACTGGTGCTTTGGCAAATAAAATTGGAAGAAAAAATTTACTTACCATCGGATGGCTTATTGGTATTCCTGTTCCTTTTGTTTTGATGTATGCTGATAGTTGGAACTGGATAGTTGCAGCAAATGTTTTGTTGGGCATCAACCAGGGCTTAACATGGAGTAGTACAGTCGTAATGAAAATAGATTTAGTGGGGGAAAAGCAAAGAGGTTTTGCAATGGGTTTAAATGAGTTTGCAGGTTATGCAGCTTTAGCCCTTGTTGCTTTTCTTACCGGATGGATTGCATCGAACTATGGTTTGCGACCGTACCCTTTTTATGTTGGAGTTGTCTTATCAATATTAGGTCTTTTAGGAAGCTGGTTATTGGTGAAAGACACAAAGCATCATGTCTCTGTTGAAACAACAACGAGCAAAGTACCAAAGCTGAAAAATATCTTTTGGGAAACAACTTTGCGAAACAAAACTTTGAGTGCTGTTACGCAAGCTGGTTTAATAAACAATTTGAATGATGCGATGGCTTGGGGAATTTTTCCTATTCTACTTGCATCGAAGGGTTTTAGTATAGCAGAAATCGGAATTGTAACCGCTGTGTATCCTGCTGTATGGAGTATAGGTATGCTTTTTACGGGAAAAATGGCAGACCATTTCTGCAAAAAAGATTTACTTTTTCTTGGAATGCTTTTGCAGGGTATTCCCTTAATTATTTTGCCCTTTGCTCAAACCATGACTCATTTCATTATTCTGTCTTCGTTTCTTGGGATCGGAACTGCATTGGTATATCCTACATTTCTTGCAACCATTGCTGAAAATACGCATCCCACTGATCGGGCAAATAGCCTTGGTGTTTTTCGTTTATGGAGAGATTTGGGTTATGCGATAGGAGCCATTCTTACAGGCATTATAGCAGATACTTTGGGAATAAATGCGTCTATGCTGATCATTGGATTACTCACCATTTTTTCAGCAGGAATTATTTTTTACCGCATGAGGTGCGACGGTAATGATTCAATAAAAATCTTTGATCGGGTAACCAATAAAAGAAAGGAATATGGAACCGCAGGTATTGGAAAACTGCATTGA
- a CDS encoding sulfite exporter TauE/SafE family protein yields MTVYFLACIFIIAFLFSACGQGGASGFIAVMGLFSVDPIWAKSSALILNVFVTLISFYNFYKSGHFIWRLFIPLIILSIPMAFLGASITVKAEIYRKVLGCCLLITAVSFFVAFNKTEDQNVKLLPWWAGMLTGAIIGFISGFVGIGGGILLSPVMLFFKWGTFKQISSITSLFILVNSVSGIGGILYSGTQLPTAIFIWILIAMCAALIGSYWGSHKAPVTVLKKILGMVLLIASIKLLFI; encoded by the coding sequence ATGACGGTTTATTTTTTAGCCTGCATTTTTATTATAGCTTTTTTGTTTTCAGCCTGTGGACAGGGGGGTGCAAGTGGTTTTATTGCAGTCATGGGCTTATTTAGTGTAGATCCCATATGGGCGAAGTCATCCGCTTTAATTCTAAATGTGTTTGTAACACTAATTTCATTTTATAATTTCTACAAAAGCGGACATTTTATATGGAGATTATTTATTCCGCTTATTATCTTATCTATACCAATGGCTTTTTTAGGCGCTTCAATTACCGTTAAAGCAGAAATATACCGAAAAGTTTTAGGTTGTTGTTTACTCATTACAGCAGTAAGTTTTTTTGTTGCCTTTAATAAAACAGAAGATCAGAATGTAAAATTGTTGCCTTGGTGGGCTGGTATGCTCACCGGTGCTATAATAGGCTTTATCTCGGGGTTTGTTGGCATTGGCGGAGGCATTTTACTAAGCCCTGTTATGCTTTTCTTTAAGTGGGGCACATTTAAACAAATATCTTCAATTACTTCATTATTTATTCTCGTGAACTCGGTTTCAGGTATAGGTGGAATTTTGTATTCAGGCACACAACTACCTACTGCTATATTTATTTGGATATTGATTGCCATGTGTGCTGCATTAATTGGTTCATATTGGGGAAGCCATAAAGCACCTGTTACAGTGCTCAAAAAAATACTTGGAATGGTTTTATTAATCGCTTCTATCAAATTATTATTCATTTAA
- the hisC gene encoding histidinol-phosphate transaminase, which translates to MKTNKKIIKLSANENFYGCSPLVQDAIKKYRWNDIHLYPDFLQASLKEQLADKFQVCAQNILLGMGTIGIIESIIRFLVKPGEEIITLERSFVAYWQLSQTHERKCNFAALTNFTCDINNILSCINNKTSVIFIANPNNPTGTIIPHDDLKNLLENISPKIFVVVDEAYNEYVTDPSYPDSLKLLAEFPNFIILRSFSKIYGLAGLRIGYGIAHEKVAAVLEQKRLPFSINSVASVAAIASLDDEAFIMSCKEKNETERAFLFSQLKKSGYSVLPTQANFIYLYFDNEAEKKMAYNRLYENGLQVCDLKSFHQDRSLRMVVADRTINDIIVYLLAKNKM; encoded by the coding sequence ATGAAAACAAACAAAAAAATAATCAAGCTTTCAGCAAATGAAAATTTTTATGGTTGTTCGCCACTGGTACAGGATGCAATAAAAAAATACCGGTGGAATGACATTCATCTTTATCCTGATTTTTTGCAGGCATCGTTGAAAGAGCAACTTGCAGATAAGTTCCAGGTTTGTGCGCAAAATATTTTACTCGGCATGGGCACCATAGGAATCATTGAAAGTATTATTCGTTTTTTAGTCAAACCCGGAGAAGAAATTATCACCCTTGAAAGAAGTTTTGTGGCTTACTGGCAACTGTCTCAAACGCATGAGCGAAAATGCAATTTTGCTGCGCTCACCAATTTTACATGCGACATTAATAATATTCTTTCTTGCATCAATAACAAAACAAGCGTGATCTTTATTGCCAACCCAAACAATCCCACAGGCACTATTATACCGCACGATGATTTAAAAAATCTTCTTGAAAATATTTCTCCGAAAATATTTGTTGTTGTTGATGAAGCATACAACGAATACGTTACTGACCCAAGCTATCCGGATTCACTTAAACTGCTTGCTGAATTTCCAAACTTTATTATACTAAGAAGCTTTTCCAAGATATACGGGCTTGCAGGTCTGCGCATCGGTTATGGGATTGCCCATGAAAAAGTTGCAGCAGTGCTTGAGCAAAAACGTTTGCCTTTCTCGATAAACTCGGTTGCATCTGTTGCTGCAATTGCATCGCTTGATGATGAAGCATTTATTATGTCGTGCAAAGAAAAGAATGAAACAGAAAGAGCATTCCTGTTTTCGCAGTTAAAGAAGAGTGGATATTCAGTGCTTCCAACGCAGGCAAATTTCATATACCTGTATTTTGATAATGAAGCTGAAAAAAAAATGGCATATAACCGCCTTTATGAAAATGGCTTACAGGTCTGCGATTTAAAAAGCTTTCACCAGGACAGATCATTAAGAATGGTAGTTGCAGACAGAACTATAAATGATATAATAGTGTATTTGCTTGCGAAGAACAAAATGTAA
- a CDS encoding 2-oxoacid:acceptor oxidoreductase family protein: MTQTKIIIAGIGGQGVVYLTQLLCEAAVIADIPVATSEIHGLSQRSSSVIAGITFGENVFGMVEQGGADFLLALEMLEAQRCLNYLHRKSIAVIDHTKIFPHSVNAHKAFYPDTKSFLDFLEQKIGEVIFIKEIPKSIDVILKNIVVLGRAAAHKNFPVRPAFIEQAITALAKDKFAAKTLEVFQDAAGVSGEN, encoded by the coding sequence ATGACACAAACCAAAATAATTATTGCAGGTATTGGCGGACAAGGCGTAGTTTATCTTACGCAGTTACTGTGTGAAGCAGCAGTAATTGCAGATATTCCTGTTGCTACGAGTGAAATACATGGCTTATCTCAAAGAAGCAGTTCAGTTATAGCAGGAATAACATTTGGTGAAAATGTTTTTGGTATGGTTGAACAAGGTGGGGCAGATTTTTTGCTTGCACTTGAAATGCTCGAAGCACAACGTTGTTTAAATTATTTACACAGGAAAAGCATAGCGGTTATTGATCACACCAAAATTTTTCCCCACTCTGTAAATGCCCATAAAGCATTCTATCCTGACACAAAATCTTTTCTCGATTTTCTTGAACAAAAGATAGGAGAAGTGATCTTCATTAAGGAAATTCCAAAAAGCATTGACGTGATATTGAAAAATATTGTTGTTCTTGGAAGAGCCGCAGCACACAAAAATTTCCCGGTAAGACCAGCGTTTATTGAACAAGCCATTACAGCACTGGCAAAGGATAAGTTTGCTGCAAAGACGCTTGAAGTATTTCAGGATGCAGCGGGAGTGAGTGGTGAGAACTAA
- a CDS encoding DUF5655 domain-containing protein: MEYTELDHLKDKEPIVAGIYEELIKELQKFGQLKIEPKKTSIHLGNRFGFAGIYTRRDYINLEVHLNHKLVSKRVSKVEHASANRYHHTIKLTSLKDIDKQLLEWLKEAYELKK, translated from the coding sequence ATGGAATATACCGAGCTTGACCATTTAAAGGATAAAGAACCAATAGTAGCAGGCATTTATGAGGAACTGATTAAAGAACTTCAGAAGTTTGGACAATTAAAAATTGAGCCAAAGAAAACAAGTATTCATTTAGGAAATCGTTTTGGATTTGCAGGCATTTATACGAGACGGGATTATATTAACTTAGAAGTTCATCTTAATCACAAATTAGTCAGCAAACGTGTAAGTAAAGTCGAGCATGCATCTGCAAATCGTTACCATCACACAATTAAACTTACTTCGCTAAAGGACATTGATAAACAATTATTAGAGTGGCTTAAAGAGGCGTATGAACTAAAAAAATAA
- a CDS encoding phage integrase SAM-like domain-containing protein yields the protein MPAEKSKKEIFFKQLDDYVKSKEKKVRQGTIEVYNDMIGHLAACEKYRKEKITFASLDFQFYEDLVDFLTYDYKHPRRKKDIYGLKVNTIGKTIKQLRILIKDRVKRKIKRKFGRLILH from the coding sequence GTGCCCGCAGAAAAAAGCAAAAAAGAAATTTTTTTCAAGCAACTTGATGACTATGTAAAATCAAAAGAAAAAAAAGTAAGGCAAGGAACAATTGAAGTGTACAATGATATGATCGGTCATCTTGCAGCATGTGAAAAATATAGAAAAGAAAAAATCACTTTTGCATCTTTGGATTTTCAGTTCTATGAAGACCTTGTTGATTTTCTTACTTACGATTACAAACATCCAAGAAGAAAAAAAGATATCTATGGGTTGAAAGTTAATACAATTGGTAAGACGATTAAGCAACTGCGCATTCTTATAAAGGATCGCGTTAAAAGAAAAATCAAAAGGAAATTCGGACGATTAATCTTGCATTAA
- a CDS encoding class I SAM-dependent methyltransferase: MDTKTGSFDALTFSGSIPGHYEQYLGPMFFETYAIEIAKRIDPSSVKAALELACGTGRVTRHLCKVIPETSRLIASDISEDMLAIAREKTKASNIEWRIIDAQDLPFDDNSIDLVVCCFGYMLVPDKQKAFAEAYRVLKPGGSLLMSTWDRLELNAASYVYRKTVKKYLQEPVSEIYKLPFSMHDDNEIRHNLQEAGFSKIIIEKVNKVSESSTAKEAAYGLTQGGSIYNEIMKRNPAWIEEIKETVEKELTEKFGAAPMIAPMRALITTAWK; the protein is encoded by the coding sequence ATGGATACTAAAACTGGTTCATTTGATGCGCTTACTTTTTCCGGTTCAATTCCCGGTCATTATGAACAATACCTCGGACCTATGTTCTTCGAGACTTATGCCATTGAGATCGCTAAAAGAATTGATCCATCTTCTGTAAAAGCAGCGTTAGAGCTTGCATGTGGAACAGGTCGTGTAACCCGCCATTTATGTAAGGTTATCCCCGAAACATCAAGGCTGATAGCTTCAGATATAAGTGAAGATATGTTGGCTATTGCAAGAGAAAAAACGAAAGCATCCAATATAGAATGGCGCATTATTGATGCACAGGATTTACCTTTTGATGACAACAGTATTGATCTTGTAGTTTGTTGCTTTGGCTACATGCTTGTTCCAGATAAACAAAAAGCTTTTGCAGAAGCATACAGGGTTTTAAAACCTGGTGGCAGTTTGTTGATGAGTACATGGGACAGGCTTGAACTCAATGCCGCTTCTTATGTTTACAGGAAAACTGTAAAAAAATACTTGCAGGAACCAGTGTCTGAAATATACAAACTTCCTTTTTCAATGCATGATGATAATGAGATAAGACACAATTTACAAGAGGCTGGGTTTTCAAAAATCATCATTGAAAAAGTGAATAAAGTATCTGAAAGTTCAACCGCAAAGGAAGCTGCTTATGGACTTACACAGGGTGGATCTATCTACAATGAAATAATGAAACGTAATCCTGCATGGATAGAAGAAATAAAAGAAACAGTAGAGAAAGAGCTTACTGAAAAATTTGGCGCAGCACCAATGATTGCGCCAATGAGAGCATTAATTACGACTGCCTGGAAATAA
- a CDS encoding heme-binding beta-barrel domain-containing protein encodes MRSFLFILFSVPFISFSQTAKQDSIWKPLNTFIGQWKGTGEGEPGKGNYERSYMFILNNNFIEVRNKSSYPPTDKNPKGEVHQDIGYISYDQLRKLFILRQFHAEGFVNQYRLGSISADGKTIIFISEAIENINEGWRAKETYELKNENEFVETFELAPPNGQFEVYTKTVLQRKL; translated from the coding sequence ATGAGAAGTTTTTTGTTTATTTTATTTTCCGTTCCTTTTATATCATTTTCTCAAACTGCGAAACAGGACAGTATCTGGAAACCATTAAATACTTTCATAGGGCAATGGAAAGGAACTGGTGAAGGAGAACCTGGCAAAGGCAATTATGAAAGAAGTTATATGTTTATTTTAAATAATAATTTCATCGAGGTAAGAAATAAATCCAGTTATCCTCCAACTGATAAAAATCCAAAAGGCGAAGTCCATCAGGATATCGGTTACATTAGTTATGATCAATTAAGAAAGCTGTTTATCCTCCGCCAGTTTCATGCAGAGGGTTTCGTTAACCAATATAGATTGGGTAGTATTTCGGCGGATGGCAAAACAATTATTTTCATTTCTGAGGCCATTGAAAATATCAATGAGGGTTGGAGAGCAAAAGAAACGTACGAATTGAAAAATGAAAACGAATTTGTTGAAACTTTTGAATTAGCTCCCCCAAACGGACAATTTGAGGTTTATACAAAAACAGTTCTCCAACGAAAATTATAG
- a CDS encoding Crp/Fnr family transcriptional regulator yields the protein MYSKVREYIHSRIMIPDEDLEKSFQYSNVRCYKKGEYILCIGDYCRFIGFVNSGLIVNTMITDDGKEIACNFIFENCFFTYTEGLNNNTPSHKNSIALEDCEMLILEKEKLPMIFSINSKFETLFTKILAEELRNVLLSEQYNRTQSAENKYLQFINTFPEAFNRIPLKYIAGYLGIEPPSLSRLRKKLAGK from the coding sequence ATGTATTCGAAGGTCAGAGAGTATATTCATTCCAGGATTATGATACCTGATGAGGACCTTGAAAAGTCATTTCAATACAGTAATGTAAGATGCTATAAAAAAGGAGAGTATATACTTTGCATAGGAGACTATTGCAGGTTTATTGGATTTGTGAATTCAGGTCTTATTGTCAACACCATGATTACGGATGATGGTAAAGAAATTGCCTGCAACTTTATTTTTGAAAACTGTTTTTTCACGTATACGGAAGGTCTCAACAATAATACACCGTCGCATAAAAATTCGATTGCGCTGGAAGATTGTGAAATGCTAATATTAGAAAAGGAAAAGCTGCCAATGATTTTTTCTATTAATTCCAAGTTTGAAACCTTATTTACAAAAATCCTCGCCGAAGAACTAAGAAACGTTTTATTGTCGGAACAGTATAATCGTACACAATCAGCAGAAAACAAATACCTGCAATTTATTAATACATTTCCTGAAGCTTTTAACCGTATTCCCTTAAAATATATTGCCGGTTATCTTGGCATCGAACCTCCCAGTCTGAGCCGTCTGCGAAAAAAACTTGCAGGAAAATAA
- a CDS encoding methyltransferase family protein, giving the protein MMVNKNDHPGVYIPPPLLYAAMFFAAVQMQKLLPLSKAFFYTTTSKITGTLIILIGLLFNFPALRQFFKTKNTVVTIKPATSLQTTGIYAVSRNPMYVSLLLIYTGLWFITGNWWNVILLPLLVLILQEYVIKREEKYLNRRFGAQYLEYKARVRRWI; this is encoded by the coding sequence ATGATGGTAAACAAAAATGACCATCCGGGAGTATATATACCACCGCCACTGCTTTATGCAGCTATGTTTTTTGCTGCGGTTCAAATGCAAAAACTGCTGCCGCTTAGCAAAGCGTTTTTTTACACGACGACATCAAAGATCACCGGCACGCTTATCATTCTTATCGGCCTCCTTTTTAATTTCCCGGCCTTGCGGCAGTTCTTTAAGACAAAAAACACAGTGGTCACCATTAAACCGGCAACTTCTTTACAAACGACGGGTATCTATGCTGTGAGCCGCAACCCAATGTATGTTAGTTTACTGCTGATTTACACGGGATTGTGGTTTATCACCGGTAATTGGTGGAATGTAATATTGTTACCCCTGTTGGTTTTAATACTTCAGGAATACGTGATAAAGCGGGAAGAAAAATACCTTAACCGCCGGTTTGGAGCGCAGTACCTTGAATACAAAGCCAGGGTGAGAAGATGGATTTAG
- a CDS encoding sterol desaturase family protein, with translation MNWGEFAWLLLDNADKYFLIAGPVFFIFYILLKKRIKYKKIQQRFPKTRDYWREIFFSVLSIIIFSFPPLFMLYSNSIRPYTTFYEDIAEHGWLYAVLAFPLMLLMHDTYFYWLHRIMHQPQLFKLFHLVHHKSNNPSPWAAYAFHPLEAIAESLIFVIFLFTIPMHSIHLTLFFVVSLLYNVYGHLGYELYPKGFTEHWFGKWINTSVSHNMHHQYFKGNYGLYFTMWDRIMGTLNKNYEKEFKEVKSRKKITESKSPADEA, from the coding sequence ATGAATTGGGGAGAATTCGCCTGGCTATTGTTGGACAATGCTGATAAATATTTTTTGATTGCAGGTCCGGTGTTTTTTATTTTTTATATCCTGCTAAAGAAAAGGATAAAGTATAAAAAAATTCAACAGCGCTTTCCAAAAACCAGAGATTACTGGAGAGAAATTTTTTTCTCGGTTTTGTCCATCATTATTTTTTCCTTTCCTCCGTTATTTATGCTTTACAGTAATAGTATCCGACCTTACACAACTTTTTATGAAGACATTGCTGAACATGGTTGGCTGTATGCAGTACTTGCTTTTCCGCTGATGCTGCTGATGCATGATACTTATTTCTATTGGCTGCATCGTATAATGCATCAACCACAGCTATTTAAACTCTTTCACCTGGTACATCATAAATCAAATAACCCATCACCCTGGGCAGCTTATGCTTTTCACCCATTGGAAGCTATTGCCGAATCGTTGATTTTTGTGATTTTTTTATTTACCATTCCAATGCATAGTATTCATCTCACTTTATTTTTTGTGGTCAGTCTTTTATATAATGTGTATGGGCATTTGGGATATGAACTTTATCCAAAAGGTTTTACTGAACACTGGTTTGGAAAGTGGATCAATACTTCTGTTTCTCACAATATGCATCATCAGTATTTTAAAGGCAACTATGGTTTATACTTTACTATGTGGGATAGAATAATGGGCACATTAAATAAAAATTATGAGAAAGAATTTAAGGAAGTAAAATCAAGAAAAAAAATTACTGAATCTAAATCACCCGCTGATGAAGCATAA
- a CDS encoding MBL fold metallo-hydrolase, whose product MEKEMSVNAETLRAWIEEDKPIFILDVRPKEQRDEWQIPGSIYLDAYKRLNEGDTSVLDEISIPENTEVVTVCAAGRTSQIAATELRKRGIKASSLEGGMKGWSLAWNTAKLSFDNFEIIQLRRTGKGCLSYIIASHGEAAIVDASLSPEVYEQILGENNLTLKYVIETHIHADHLSRSKQIAERNNVPLYLPTPNKATFTFQSVKDETVFKVGDITVKAIHTPGHTLESTSYLVDEKALLTGDTLFIDGVGRPDLKADTDETTAKAKLLYQSLQALLSLPDDTIVLPAHTGKPVDFDHKPLQATLATIQKNVAMLQMSEEEFVSTLLQRIPATPANYLSIVEKNIKGDFSDINPVDLEAGANRCAIS is encoded by the coding sequence ATGGAAAAAGAAATGAGTGTGAATGCAGAAACGCTAAGAGCATGGATTGAAGAAGATAAGCCGATTTTTATTTTGGATGTAAGACCAAAAGAACAAAGAGACGAATGGCAGATACCGGGAAGTATTTATTTGGACGCATACAAAAGACTCAATGAGGGTGACACTTCTGTATTAGACGAAATATCCATTCCTGAAAATACTGAAGTTGTTACAGTATGTGCTGCCGGCAGAACCAGTCAGATAGCTGCAACTGAATTGAGGAAAAGAGGAATTAAAGCATCTTCTTTAGAAGGGGGTATGAAAGGCTGGAGCCTGGCATGGAACACCGCAAAACTCTCCTTTGACAATTTTGAGATTATTCAATTACGAAGAACGGGTAAGGGGTGTCTTTCTTATATTATTGCATCACATGGTGAGGCTGCAATTGTTGATGCTTCTCTTTCGCCCGAAGTATATGAGCAAATTTTAGGGGAGAATAATCTTACTTTAAAATATGTGATCGAAACGCATATTCATGCAGATCATCTTTCACGCTCTAAGCAAATAGCAGAAAGAAATAATGTACCACTCTATTTGCCGACACCTAATAAAGCAACTTTTACATTTCAGTCTGTTAAAGATGAAACTGTTTTTAAAGTTGGCGACATTACTGTAAAAGCAATCCACACGCCAGGGCATACTTTGGAAAGCACAAGCTATTTAGTTGATGAGAAAGCTTTGCTCACTGGTGACACCTTGTTTATTGACGGTGTGGGAAGACCCGATCTAAAAGCAGACACAGATGAAACAACAGCAAAGGCAAAATTGTTATATCAGTCTTTGCAAGCGCTATTGTCTTTGCCAGATGATACTATTGTTCTGCCTGCGCATACCGGTAAACCTGTAGATTTTGATCACAAGCCTTTGCAGGCAACATTGGCAACTATTCAAAAAAATGTCGCCATGTTACAAATGAGTGAGGAAGAATTTGTCAGTACACTCTTGCAGCGCATACCGGCAACTCCTGCTAATTATTTATCAATTGTTGAAAAGAATATCAAAGGAGACTTTAGCGATATAAACCCTGTTGACCTGGAAGCAGGTGCCAATCGTTGTGCTATTTCATAA